A region of Gemmatimonadota bacterium DNA encodes the following proteins:
- a CDS encoding M20/M25/M40 family metallo-hydrolase, which produces MRLLPALLLLAAPLSAQSGGIVPPGTLWEKGFRAWDAGRYIEATDALRSLLVPGVARSWIDSVAVLTGERYETVELTPDGGRPTWSADGQTIAYESGLPASRVTRVVRRSAPTKALLEVVGSGAALSPSGSLVAWVAPSTMNRVPLGIKEVATGRELPITGLGEWLPTGATFGSDDATLFVVVSRASDATRNDILRLTRSGDAFAVQGIVAPTAGFKGVPVALPGGRFLVYPIPSGNPVRLPVGLAGLRAAVSFAIVDLQANTVRRIDGRAATISADGSMMAWVEGNLVVQGSVAMEENRLVAAPVAGGGAMTLYKGIRRIDAPALSPDGNRIAFQMMPVQDYELYTLDISPTANATPTRLTREIQHDVVPQWLNPTTVMAVMGEPRHRRSYLYDAETGARTRLFHNNTVRTIAPEYEWLPTPDGSAVLTVAERDGNTVSVERGLYLTELKRPVTREAVIARLDADRAGEVSLRDRGIASFAPIAAKVRAVTTQVDVGRVYGYEKALFDFDSKHISQPGNAKAIDYLLATYKSFGYDAQPQWFSPQGALGGKSANVLAVLKGTENPELVYVVSSHFDSRAEGPGADDNTSGTAALLEAARVMARHPQPATIVFASFTAEESGLLGSREYVRRAVADSLKLVGALNNDMLGWANDHHLDNTIRYSNPGIRDIQHAAAAQFSSMITYDALYYKSTDAAAYYEAYGDIVGGIGSYPVLGNPHYHMPHDILEVESHQLIAEASKTTVATLMLLASSPSRLKNLAVANGVATWTRSPEKGITGYLVTWGPADAPEKNRLRVTTPTARIPRLTAGMVVQVKAVNARGLMGWDWARFTVK; this is translated from the coding sequence ATGCGCCTCCTCCCAGCCCTGCTCCTCCTCGCCGCCCCCCTCTCGGCCCAAAGCGGCGGCATCGTCCCGCCCGGCACGCTCTGGGAGAAGGGCTTCCGCGCCTGGGATGCTGGCCGCTACATCGAGGCGACCGACGCGCTCCGCTCGCTGTTGGTCCCCGGTGTGGCCCGGTCGTGGATCGACTCGGTCGCAGTCCTCACCGGTGAGCGCTACGAGACCGTGGAACTGACCCCCGACGGCGGGCGGCCGACCTGGTCCGCCGACGGTCAGACGATCGCCTACGAGAGCGGCCTCCCGGCCTCGCGCGTGACCCGGGTGGTCCGCCGCAGCGCCCCGACGAAGGCGCTGCTCGAGGTGGTAGGGAGTGGCGCCGCGCTCTCGCCGAGCGGATCGCTGGTGGCGTGGGTGGCGCCGAGCACGATGAATCGCGTACCGCTGGGCATCAAAGAGGTCGCCACCGGACGCGAGCTGCCGATTACCGGCCTCGGCGAGTGGCTGCCGACCGGCGCCACCTTCGGCTCCGACGACGCCACGCTCTTCGTGGTGGTCTCGCGCGCATCGGACGCGACCCGCAACGACATCCTCCGCCTGACGAGGAGCGGTGACGCCTTCGCGGTGCAGGGGATTGTCGCGCCGACCGCCGGCTTCAAGGGTGTGCCGGTGGCGCTCCCCGGTGGACGCTTCCTGGTGTACCCGATTCCGAGCGGCAATCCCGTGCGCCTCCCGGTCGGCCTGGCCGGACTGCGGGCCGCAGTGAGCTTCGCGATCGTCGACCTGCAGGCCAACACGGTTCGCCGTATCGACGGGCGCGCCGCGACCATCTCGGCCGACGGCTCAATGATGGCCTGGGTCGAGGGGAACCTCGTGGTGCAGGGAAGCGTCGCCATGGAAGAGAACCGGCTGGTGGCCGCACCCGTCGCGGGCGGCGGCGCGATGACGCTCTACAAGGGCATTCGTCGGATCGACGCGCCGGCGCTCTCTCCCGACGGCAACCGGATCGCGTTCCAGATGATGCCGGTGCAGGACTATGAGCTCTACACCCTCGACATTTCGCCGACCGCCAATGCAACACCGACACGCCTCACCCGCGAGATACAGCACGACGTCGTCCCGCAGTGGCTCAACCCCACGACCGTGATGGCCGTCATGGGTGAGCCGAGGCATCGCCGCTCCTATCTGTATGACGCCGAGACCGGCGCGCGGACCCGGCTCTTCCACAACAACACGGTGCGCACGATCGCCCCCGAGTACGAGTGGTTGCCGACGCCCGACGGCTCGGCAGTGCTCACCGTGGCCGAGCGCGATGGCAACACCGTGAGCGTGGAGCGCGGCCTCTATCTGACCGAGTTGAAGCGGCCCGTGACGCGCGAGGCGGTGATCGCGCGGCTCGACGCCGACCGTGCCGGCGAGGTGTCGCTGCGTGACCGTGGCATCGCCTCGTTTGCGCCGATTGCGGCCAAGGTCCGCGCCGTGACGACGCAGGTCGATGTGGGCCGCGTGTACGGCTACGAGAAGGCGCTCTTCGACTTCGACTCGAAGCACATCTCGCAGCCCGGCAACGCCAAGGCGATCGACTACCTCCTCGCGACCTACAAGAGCTTCGGCTACGACGCCCAGCCGCAGTGGTTCTCGCCGCAGGGGGCGTTGGGTGGGAAGTCGGCCAACGTCCTCGCAGTGCTCAAGGGGACGGAGAATCCGGAGCTGGTGTACGTGGTGAGTTCGCACTTCGATTCGCGCGCCGAGGGGCCGGGCGCGGACGACAACACCTCGGGGACGGCCGCACTGCTCGAGGCGGCGCGTGTCATGGCCAGGCATCCGCAGCCGGCGACGATCGTCTTCGCCTCGTTCACGGCCGAGGAGTCGGGATTGCTCGGGTCGCGCGAATACGTCCGCCGCGCGGTCGCCGATTCGCTCAAGCTCGTCGGTGCGCTCAACAACGACATGCTCGGCTGGGCCAACGACCATCACCTCGACAACACCATCCGTTACTCCAACCCCGGCATCCGCGACATCCAGCACGCCGCCGCGGCGCAGTTCTCGTCGATGATCACCTACGACGCGCTCTACTACAAGAGCACGGATGCGGCCGCGTACTACGAGGCCTACGGTGACATCGTCGGCGGCATCGGCTCCTATCCGGTCCTCGGCAACCCGCACTACCACATGCCGCACGACATCCTCGAGGTGGAGAGCCATCAACTCATCGCCGAGGCGAGCAAGACGACGGTGGCGACGCTGATGCTGCTGGCGTCGAGCCCTTCGCGCCTCAAGAACCTCGCGGTCGCGAACGGTGTGGCGACGTGGACCAGGAGCCCCGAGAAGGGTATCACCGGCTACCTGGTGACGTGGGGCCCGGCCGATGCGCCCGAGAAGAACCGCCTCCGCGTGACGACGCCGACGGCGCGGATTCCCCGACTGACCGCCGGGATGGTGGTGCAGGTGAAGGCGGTGAACGCGCGGGGGTTGATGGGGTGGGATTGGGCGCGCTTCACTGTGAAATAG
- a CDS encoding type II toxin-antitoxin system VapC family toxin produces the protein MLAYLDTSVVVAIRFSQPGAERFRDALTRFELYASPLLEAEWRSALCREQIEPNLAELELVQWVFQERTLSEELERVFAAGYVRGADAWHLATALSMAPDPSELTFLTLDDRQRAVAEALGFKT, from the coding sequence ATGTTGGCCTACCTGGACACCTCTGTCGTGGTCGCGATCCGATTCAGCCAGCCTGGCGCGGAGCGATTTCGAGACGCCCTGACCCGCTTCGAGTTGTACGCCTCGCCCCTACTCGAGGCGGAATGGCGAAGCGCCCTGTGTCGCGAGCAGATCGAACCCAACCTCGCGGAACTCGAGCTGGTCCAGTGGGTCTTCCAGGAGCGTACCCTCAGCGAAGAACTGGAGCGCGTCTTCGCGGCCGGCTACGTCCGCGGCGCCGATGCCTGGCACTTGGCCACGGCCCTCTCCATGGCCCCGGACCCGAGCGAACTCACCTTCTTGACCTTGGACGATCGACAGCGGGCGGTGGCGGAGGCGTTGGGGTTCAAGACGTGA
- a CDS encoding type II toxin-antitoxin system prevent-host-death family antitoxin, whose translation MAEEYSIYDAKAKLSALVRQVREGRSFVITVHGQPVAELRPIEPKPKATTLAERIEELRAKGLITPARTTPDDPRAFPIGEYREGALQRFLDDRD comes from the coding sequence ATGGCCGAAGAATATTCCATCTACGACGCCAAGGCGAAGCTCTCGGCGCTTGTCCGCCAGGTCCGCGAGGGGCGGAGCTTTGTGATCACCGTCCACGGCCAGCCGGTCGCGGAGCTGCGGCCGATCGAGCCGAAGCCGAAGGCGACGACGCTGGCGGAGCGGATCGAGGAACTCCGCGCCAAGGGGCTGATCACGCCGGCTCGGACGACGCCGGACGACCCGCGGGCGTTCCCGATCGGGGAGTATCGCGAAGGTGCGCTGCAGCGTTTCCTTGACGATCGCGACTGA